The proteins below are encoded in one region of Polypterus senegalus isolate Bchr_013 chromosome 2, ASM1683550v1, whole genome shotgun sequence:
- the LOC120523605 gene encoding uncharacterized protein LOC120523605: MAQPYPLKGDIAVIHTTIDGKNEYVIENAVLYNGTNKKKRFFRGGDKLLEVDNTDLASVPPIKLTELLSTGSAMLTVHRMCRKDPKPSHSESVFYKSKYEEDIILNLSLNMVNGNDIETETNNDMLKDSKNKNFEENLECPAQNKPGNFEKMIVVTLSESGIYIVRDRGLQEGCRCKNCNGCKIHDIVIQSGTTEISFVSQNIAYAKEENIFLKSIKNDHYIHKFSSNVVACPMRNSNSDEAKLTIYYYKSSLDGREYSGMPIILKFNRTNEYLYCDKVNDKVILKLEKCCEKELEYIANDKPTWSFVFYMTDKGDTTRQFESAKYRNWFISCQEKLINLKKEPGDFLVITIQTN, from the exons ATGGCTCAG CCATATCCTTTAAAAGGAGACATTGCAGTTATTCACACGACTATAGATGGAAAAAATGAATATGTCATAGAAAATGCAGTGCTGTACAATGGaaccaataaaaaaaagagatttttcag GGGAGGTGATAAATTATTGGAGGTAGACAACACTGACCTTGCAAGTGTTCCACCAATAAAACTCACTGAGCTTCTCAGTACAGGATCAGCAATGTTG ACAGTCCATCGGATGTGCAGAAAGGATCCTAAACCCTCTCATTCGGAATCAGTGTTCTACAAATCAAAGTATGAAGAAGACATCATCTTAAACTTGAGTCTAAACATGGTTAATGGAAATGATATTGaaactgaaacaaataatgaCATGCTGAAagattctaaaaataaaaattttgaagaaaaccTTGAATGTCCTGCACAAAATAAACCAGGAAATTTTGAAAAGATGATAGTGGTGACACTGAGTGAATCTGGTATCTACATAGTACGTGACAGGGGCCTACAAGAAGGATGCAGATGTAAAAATTGCAATGGCTGCAAAATTCATGATATTGTCATACAGTCAGGTACCACAGAAATAAGTTTTG TGTCACAAAATATTGCTTAtgcaaaagaggaaaatattttCCTTAAAAGCATAAAGAATGACCACTACATCCACAAATTCAGCAGTAATGTAGTAGCTTGTCCGATGAgaaattcaaattcag ATGAAGCTAAACTGACAATCTACTACTACAAAAGTTCACTTGATGGAAGAGAATACTCAGGCATGCCCATTATCCTAAAATTCAACCGTACAAATGAATACCTCTACTGTGATAAAGTCAATGACAAGGTGATTCTGAAACTTGAG aaaTGCTGTGAAAAAGAGCTGGAATATATTGCAAATGACAAACCTACATGGAGCTTTGTATTCTATATGACAGACAAAGGCGATACCACCCGTCAGTTTGAATCTGCAAAGTACAGGAACTGGTTTATCAGCTGCCAGGAGAAATTAATTAATCTTAAGAAGGAACCAGGTGACTTTTTAGTCATCACTATACAAACAAATTAA